TTAAAGCTTTCAGGATTTTATGAGCTTCCATATCACATTCTGTTTCTAAAACTTTGATTGCAGCAACCTTGTCCTCAACTTCCTCATAATTTTTTACCAGATCCACAAAAGCTTCTCCAGCTTTTACAATTTTATCAGCATATTCTATAAATAAACTATAAAAAATGTCTTCTTTCTTTTTTGCGCTAAGCATGGCGTCCTCTCTTTCATTCTCATTCATTAAAATTTGTTGCCAATATATTAACATTGCACTCTATATTAATTATACGCTAAAAAGTGTCGTTTCTGTTAAGAAAATGTTAAATAACTGTAAAATGCATGTAAATTAGGCCTAATCAGACCCTATTTACAGAATATTTCAAGAAAACGTCTTTTTACAACTGTCTCTGAATAGTATCTCCAAGTTCTTCATTGACAAATTTTAAACACTCTACAACCTTTTCCTGCACTTCATCACTGATAAACATTAGACTTTCCACCAGATTATACACCAAGGCTTCCTTGTCCGCCGTACTAAAAGCTTTCAGGCTGTCGTTGGCCTGCTGATACACCAGTTCCATGTTTCTACCTCCTCCTGTTTCGCCATTCCTCATCGTGAGAAAAACACATCAGCGCTAACATTTCGTCCTCCGGTATTTCAATTCCCGGCACAACATGGGACGGACTGAAATAGCACAGCTCTACCTCATCATGAAAACTGGACGGCAGCCGGTTCAAAATCAGTTTGCCCACCTTAATGTGCGGACAGGCACGTTCAGGCCAGGTCAAAGTCTTATCAAAAATATCAAAAGGAAACTCTTTAGCGGCATTTTCAGGAATAATTTGCACTGACAGCTCATATTCTGGATATATACCATCCTCTATAGCGTTATATAAATCGTTTGTCAAGGCATCCGGATCATATCCCGCCAGAAATTCAGCTTCCTGTGACGGAATATTTTGGATGCCGGCTAAAGGCATCCATTGATACCGAACATAGAAAATTTTATTTTTTTGATTTCGCCATATATACGTATTCACACTGAATGACTCCATATGACGATAACTCTTTATGGTTCCCTTGTTGGAAAATAACCACAGAATCAAATGAAAAGCTTCCGGATTATCAGACATAAACTTCCAAAATTTTTCCCGGTCAAAGGACAGCCCATTCTGAGGACGCAGGGCATCATATAAATCCGGAAATTTTTTAGCTTCCTTTATAAAAAACACAGGCATATTCTGACACATCAGGTCATAGTCGCCGCCTGCGGTAAAAAATTTCGTGCACATGCCTCTGACATCTCTGGCCGTTTCTGCCGAACCCCTTCGTCCCAGTGCTCTGGAGAACCGAACAAAAACTTCCGTGGATTCTTCCGGATTATTTAAAAAATCTGCTTTGGTGTAATCAGAAAACGGCATGTAAAGATAAAATTCACCGTAAGCACCTACACCCTTCTCGTGAAATAATCGTTCTGGCGTCATTTCTCTGTTCAGTTCAGCCAGTTTATTGAATAAAAGAAAATCTGTCACAATACCACCCCATTATGTAATAGTATATGCAGCAGATTATATTTGTTGATTATGACCTATCCCGATTTGCGAAACAAATTACAGCTTGCCGTCGCGCATCATGTAGAGAATCGCATTGCAGATCGCTGCCGCTACATTGCTTCCGCCTTTTCTTCCGGCTGCCACAATGTGGGGCATATCTGACGACAAAATCAAGTTCTTGGATTCCACCACATTGACAAAGCCAACGGGAACACCGATGACCGCTTCTGGTTTCAGCTTTCCCTCACTGAACAGTTCGTAAATACGCACTAAAGCGGTGGGCGCATTGCCAATGGCAAAAATCACCGGCCTGTCTAATCGAGCCGCCTTATCCATAGCGGCAGTCGCTCTGGTGGTTCCATTTTCCTTTGCCGCCTTAGCCACATCCTCATCCGATATAAAACAGAACACTTCTCCTCCCAAGGTTTCTAAAAATCTTTTATTAATTCCGGATTTCGCCATTTGTGTATCGGTCACAATGCAAGCACCATTTCTCAGGGCTTTTGAGATTTTATGCACCACGCCTTCCGAGAATTTCATATTATCATAGTAATCAAAATCTGCAGAAGTATGAATGACTCTTTTTACGATCGGAGCCAATTCTTCCGGTATATTTCGTTCCCCAAGTTCTTCTGTAATAATTTCAAAGCTTCTTTTTTCAATATCAGCCGGTAATACTTTTTGTAAATCGATCTTCATCTTACACTCCTTCGTTCAATATTCTATAAACAGCTTCCATGTCCATGTTTTCCCGAAGCCCTTTCGCAAGCAAATTATACTGCTCTTCCTTATAGGCTTTTACATCCAGCCCGGAGACGGCAGACTCATCCAGTCCCTTCTTTTTCAGCAGAACAGAAACGATGGTTTTTACCACATCCTCTTTATCAAATATCCCATGAATATAGGAGCCGTAAATGTTATCTTTGAAAAGTCCGGCCGACTGGTCTGTTTTTTTTGAAGAAATTTCTGTGATTTGAGTCAGGAAATTCACGCTGCTCTCCTCGGATTCTTCTACTGTAGACTGTCCCATATGTATTTCATAGCCTTCAATCTCTATTCCGTGAAGTGCCGAAAAATATCCGTTCCCCTCCGTAATGAAATGACCCTTTACCTGCGTTCTAGTTTTTTTCTTTTCAAATACCGTGGTACACGGTAACAGTCCCATTCCTTTCATATTGCCGCCATGTTCCACATGATCCGAATCTTTCAGCTCTCTTCCCAGCATTTGAAACCCGCCGCAAATACCGATCAAAGGCTTTCCGGCTGCCGCATATTTTATAATAGCCGCTTCCAGACCGCACTGTCTCATCCACAATAAGTCTTCCATGGTGTTCTTCGTACCCGGAATAATAATCAGATCCGGATTGCCGAGCTGTCCCACCGAATCCACATATCGAAGCCCTACAGCATCGGAGTATTCAAATACGTTAAAGTCTGTGAAATTCGAAATTCGGGGAAGCCGGATCACCGCAATATCAATCAGTGCCACCTTTCCCTTTCGGCTGAATTTTTCGGTCAGGCTGTCTTCGTCATCAATATCCACGTGAAGATAAGGAACTACACCCACCGTAGGTACATGGATGATTTTTTCCAGCATGGAAAGCCCCGGCTGAAGAATCGTCTTATCTCCTCTGAACTTGTTGATAATCGTCCCCTTTACCATAGCTCTGTCTTCTTCATTGAAAAGAGCCATCGTTCCTACCAAAGAAGCAAAAACGCCTCCCCGGTCTATATCTCCCGCCAAAAGCACGGGAGCCTTCGCCATCTTCGCCATATACATATTGACGATATCGTTTTCCTGAAGATTGATTTCCGCAGGACTTCCGGCTCCCTCCAGAACAATAATGTCATATTGGGAGGCCAGCTTATCGTATGCCTTTTTTATTTCCGGCACCATATCACGCTTATGGCTGTAATATTCCTTTGCATCCATGTTGCTGTACACTTCACCGTTTACAATTACCTGAGAAGCCATGTCGTTGGTGGGCTTTAAAAGAATGGGATTCATCAGCACAGATGGTTCTATCCCTGCTGCTTCAGCCTGCACCACCTGAGCCCTGCCCATTTCCAGCCCTTCCTTCGTAATAAAGGAATTGAGCGCCATATTCTGAGATTTAAAAGGGGCTACTGAATATCCATCCTGCTTAAATAGTCTACATAATCCTGCAACAAGTAAACTCTTGCCCGCATTTGACATGGTTCCCTGAACCATTATTGCCTTTGCCATAAAAACCTCCATCTTCCCTATATTGATTTTAACACATTTATCAGCCGCTCATTTGCACGGTGTGATTTGACCGCAATCCGGTAATATCCTTTTTCCAATCCCACGTAATTACTGCAATCTCTTATAATAATTCCCTTTTCTAAAAGCTTTTCCTTGAAATCGGATGGGTCATACCGGCCGTTGTTCTCAATCTTTAAAAAAATATAATTTGCAGAAGGGTTATAAAATTTTATTCCTAACTTATCAAGTTCTGATACTAAATAAGTCTTTTCTTCCCGGATTTCCCTCATGGATTCTTCCAGATATTCTGTTTCTTTTAATGCCTGAACTCCGGCGAGCTGTGCCGGCACAGAAACGGACCAGGGCTGCCCCATATCGGTGATCTTCTTTAGCAGCTCTTTATTGCCGGATAATCCATATCCCAACCTCAGTCCCGGCATCGCATAGCTTTTGGTAAACGCTTTTAGAATAAATAAGTTTTCACAAGACTCCACATGGGATTTCATGGTGTATTTTTCATACGCCTCCACAAATTCAATAAAGCATTCGTCGAGAACCATCATAATATGGTGTTCCGTACATTTAAGAAGTATTTTTTCCAAAAGCTCTTTCGTCATCAGTTGTCCTGTTGGATTATTGGGATTACATAAAAAAACAACATCATAAGACGAATCCAGTGCATTTAAATAGTCCTCATTCAATGCAAAATCTTGTTCTGCAGACAGCTCATAATGCTTCGTGTGACAGTCCACCGTGTTTAGCGCAGTTTCATATTCTGCAAAAGTAGGTGCCAGCACCAAAGCCTTTTTAGGCTTTAGAGCCAGTGCAAGCCGGAAAACAATATCCGCCGCACCATTTCCGCATAAAATACATTCCTTATCCACCCCTTCAAATTCTGAAATGGCGGCAATCAGCCGTCTGCAAAGCGGATCCGGATAATGTACACAGGAATCCAGACCGTCTATAATCGCCTTTTTTACCTTCTCCGGAAGACCCTTCGGATTAATGTTCGCCGAGAAGTCCAAAATGTCTTCCATTCCTTTTTCTTTTACACTGTATATATCTCCACCGTGAACTAAATTAACCATCGAACCACTACCATTCCTAACATACAAACTATCAATGCAATCCAAGCTGTTCCGTAAAGCAGCCTGTTTGAGAGAATAATATCTTCTTTGTTGACAGGTCTCGTATCATCTCCTATCGTCTTTTTTTCATAAAGCTTACCGAAATAATACGCGTTTCCCGCCAGCTGAATCCGTAACGCCCCCGCGCACACAGCCTCCGTATGGGCACTGTTAGGGCTTGCATGATTCAATCTGTCCCTTCTGTAAATTCTGGCAGCATTTTTAAAATCCAGACCGCAGAACAAAGCTGCTATGATCATAAACATACCGGATAATCTGGCCGGTATAAAGTTCAGTACATCATCCAGCTTGGCGGCAAATCTGCCAAAATACAGATATTTATCATTTTTATACCCGATCATGGAATCCATCGTATTAACAGCCTTATACAAAAATCCCAGCGGCGCTCCCCCGATCGCCATAAAGATCATCGGTGCCACCGTTCCGTCAGACGTATTTTCCGCCACGGTTTCTACGGCGGCTTTAATAATGCCTTCCTCTGTCAGATTTTCTGTATCTCTTCCAACAATCATGGATACCTTCTGTCTCGCTCCTTCCAGGTCATTCTTCTCCAGCTCTTTATACACGTTCATGCTTTCCGTTTTAAGAGCCTTGACCGCTAAAATCTGATAGCACATGACCGTTTCGATCACAACACCCGCTATCCAATGAATCTTGTAGGCTATACCTAAAAGAACAGCCGGAACAAAAAAGGACAGCACCAGAATACAGAACGCCATCAGCATTCCTGCACGGAACTCTCCGCCCCTGGTTTTAGATGAAAAGTGCCTGAAAAATTGTTCAAATTTATCAATAGTATTTCCTATAAGCCGGATTGGATGGGGCCAGTTATGCGGATCGCCTATCAACAGGTCTAAAATAAATCCAAGAAATAAAGGCAGAACAGCAATTAAAATAGGATTCATTTACTGCCCTCAACTTCCTTATATCCTCTGGGAGTGACCATTTTCCCATTTATGTTTTTCGTCTTGGAATTTCCGATAAATACGGTAGTAAACATGTCTACCTTTGTATCCCTCAAGGTTTTCAGATCGGTTATAATCCCCGTTTCTCCTTCTCTTCCGATATTCTGAACATAGCCTGCCACATTTTCAGGTTCTCTGTGCTTTAAAAGAATATCACAGGCTTTTTGTAAATAATCATACCGTTTTATACTGGACGGGTTATACAGGCAGATGGAAAAATCACCTACAGCCGCACATTCCAGTCTTTTCTCAATCAGCTCCCAAGGGGTAAGCAGATCGCTTAAACTGATAACCGTAAAGTCATGAATTAAGGGTGCTCCCAAAACGGCAGCTCCGCTGCATGCCGCTGTAATACCCGGTATGACTTCTATTTCCACGTCTTCATCCAGCCCTCTAGCATGAACAATCTCGTACATAAGTCCCGCCATGCCATAGACTCCGGCATCTCCGCTGCACACCATGGACACTGTTTTTCCTTTCACTGCCTCATCCACCGCCAGATTGCATCGATCTGCTTCTTTTTTCATAGCGGTGGAAATCATTTGAGTTCCCTTGAAACGGTCTTTTATTAAGTCAATATAAACCGTATATCCTGCAATTACATCACTTTTTTCCAACGCTTCGAGAGCCCGGTTCGTCATCTGGCTGAGATTGCCCGGTCCTAATCCTACCACAAATATTTTTTTCATTACTTAGACGCCTCCCTGAATTCATGTGTAAAGCCCGGATCATAAAGCTTTGAACGTTCATAGCTGTTTCCAAGGAATCCGCCGACCACAATCATAGCAGTCTTGGTAATGTTGTTCTCTCTTGCTGTCTCCGGCAGGGTTCCTACGGTACATCGAAATACCCGTTCTTCCGGCCAGGTCGCCTTATAGACGATAGCGGCAGGGGTTTCCTCCGTATAGCCTCCGGCCAGCAGCTTTTCTTTTAAAGGTTCTAACAGTCCGGTGGATAAAAATATGGCCATGGTGGCTCCGTGAGAAGCCATCAGAGACATTTCTTCTTTTTCCGGAACCGGAGTACGGCCCTCCATTCTCGTAATGATCACAGACTGGGATACATTCGGCAAAGTGTATTCTGCATTTAACGCAGCTGCAACACCGCAGAAAGAACTCACGCCCGGCGTCACCTGAAAGGAAATATTCTTTGGTTCCAACAAATCCATCTGCTCTCGAATAGCGCCATACAAGCTCGGATCTCCCGTATGTAACCGGACGGTCATCTTTCCGTCAGCCTCTGCTTTTTCCATCACGGCAATCACTTCTTCCAGCGTCATGCCTGCACTGTTATAAATATCGCATTCCGGTCTGGCAAGCTTCAGCAGCTCCGGATTGACCAGCGAGCCTGCATAAATAATGACATCTGCCTCCTGCAGCAATTTCTGTCCTCTAACCGTAATCAAATCAGGTGCTCCCGGACCTGCTCCAACAAAATTAATCATTTCAAACAATACCTTTCTATATTTATTAATCTGACCTGTATCTTTTAAAGTTTCTCCAGGATATGATCGACTTCCGAAGTTTTTCCAAGATACCCATGCTTATTGGAAAACATGATTGCTCCGATTTCCATGTGTTGATGTGTTCTGCTCTTTAAATGGAATTCTATTTTATCCATCAGAGATTTTATCACCTGCTCCTTTAATTCCGTACTGTAAGTCTCCAGCACTTCATACGCATTATCCGTCGTTACCGAATTTAAAAGGGCTTCTATCAGCTCCGGTTCTGCTCCGAATCTAGCTGCATGGGCGGATAAAATCTCCATTCGGGCATCCGCATACTTGGAATGGGTATTCATGATTCCGCCGGCTACCTTGACCAGCTTTCCGATGTGTCCGACAAATAAGATTCCTTTAAAGTCCTGCCCTTCCGCATAATCTAAGCTTTCTCCGATAAAATTACTGCATTTCACAGAATAAAAATCTTTATCCGCAAAATGTTCTTTTAAAAAGGTTTCTCCGTAGTTTCCCGGAGTAAGGACCAGATATTCTGCCCCCAGAGCTTTTCTGACATCCATCTCTACTTTAATGGTATCGATCAGAGCCTGCTCGCTCATGGGTTCCACGATTCCGCTGGTTCCAAGCACCGACAGTCCGCCCTCTATGCCCAGTCTGGGATTATACGTCCGCTTTGCCAAGTTCTCTCCTTCCGGTATGGAAATTGTTACCCTGGCACCGCCCTCATATCCAAGCTTTGCAAAAGCCTGCGACACCATCTGTCGTATCATTTTTTGGGGAACCGGATTAATTGCTGCCTGACCCACCGGACACGCCAGTCCGGGCAGAGTCACTCTGCCGACTCCTTTCCCGCCCTCCAGCAGGATTTCAGCACATTCGCTCTCCATCAGCTCCACTTCCGCATAAACGAGAATCCCATTTGTAATGTCCGGGTCATCCCCGCTGTCTTTTTGAACGGCACAGGAAGCCCTTTTGGGGCTTGTCCGGCAATCCAGCAGATCTAAAACCAAAGGAATCCCCTTTGGAGTGTCTACGACTATTTCTTTTATTTCTTCTCCCAAGGCAAGCATGGCAGCAGCCTTTGCCGCCGCTGCCGCACAGGTTCCGGTAGTGTAGCCTCTGCGCAGCTGGCCTTCCCTTGGGTTCAATTCCCTGTTTTTTTCTGACCGCATATATTTACAAACCTTTCCGCCGCTTTGATGTTTGAATAGAAATGTATATGAGGATACCCCGCATACAACTGTTCATTTCCAATCACGCATTTCCAACTTTTTGACCGGTAGGGTTTTTGGGCATGAAAGCATTCTCCTGAATTATTACTGTCCCAGTAATGAAATTCATGGCCCTTGATATGCATGCCTTCTGTGCAGAGAAGATTTGCCTTCTCCGCCCGCATATCAATATATCCGAACCGTACCAGTTTACCTGCATACGTACATTCTCCCCGGACAGCACCTACCATTTTATAAGAATGCCCCAGCTTGTCCTGCACCGTTTCGTGAAGATACATAAATCCGCCGCATTCTGCCAGGCATGGTACATTCTCTTCTAAAGCTTTTTTAATGCTCTGTCTCATGGAGCGGTTTGCTTCCAGTTCTTTCAGATACAGTTCGGGATAACCGCCTCCAAAATACAAGCCCTGCAAGTCCTCCGGCAGCTTTTGATCCTCTAAGGGACTAAAATAGCAGAGATCTGCTCCAAGTTCCGTAAGAAGATCCAAATTATCCTGATAATAGAAGCAAAATGCCTTATCCTTTGCCACACCAATTCGTACTTTTTTGCCGCAGACGATTTCCGGCTTCGTAAAACCTATTTCCGGTGCGGTCTGTGCCAGCTTTACCAGTTTATCCAGATCGATGGACTCAGCCGCCTGAGCTGCTAATCTATCCAAAATTTTCTTCAAGTTGCCTACTTCCTGAGCTGTCACCAGTCCTAAATGCCTGCTTTCCAGCGAGCATTCTTTCAAGAAGGGCATATATCCTAAAACAGTTATCCCTAACTTTTCTTCAATAAGGGGTTTGATTTCCTCATAAATCTGGGGCGAAATTCGATTTAAAATCACACCTTTTATGTTGCTGTCGCTCTCCAATTCTTTAAAGCCTTTAATTTCAGCCAATATGGAGACAGCCTTTGCCTTGCAGTCTATGATTAAAACAGAGGGGGTCTTTGTTTTTCTGGCCAGATCATAGGAACTGGCTTCATAAGACTTTCCCGTTATACCGTCATAATATCCCATGACACCCTCTATAATAGCTATGTCCGCATGTCGAGAATTTTTGGCGAGAAGGTATTGAATCGTATCCGCATCATTAAAAAATAAGTCCAAATTTCTGGATGCCAGGCCTAATGCCTCTTTATGAAACATGGGATCAATATAATCCGGACCGCATTTAAAGGACGCAATCGGACAGCCCCTGTTGATAAGCGCCTGAAGAATAGCGCAGACCACCGTAGTTTTACCGCTGCCGCTGCTCGGTGCTCCGATTAAGATTCTCGGTAAATTTTTTGTTTCCATTTAAACCACCTGTGACGTTCCCTGTACAGTTATAATATATATCGGATTTTGACCCATCATCAGATGATAGTCTCCCAAAGCCTTCGCTTTGGAAACGTTGAGCTGGGTCACGTCCGTTTCTCGGAATCCATACCTTTTCATGCAAGAAGTAATTTCTCCTAATGCTTCAAGAGATACGGCATTCATTACCATTCGAATGTCCGGATTTTTGGTAAGAAGTTTTTGAACAATTTCCTGCAAGTTTCCTTTTGAACCGCCTATAAAGGCTTTATCCGGTATGGGCAGACTTTCCAGAATTTCCGGTGCCATGCCCTCAATTATATGTAAATTTTTTACGCCGAATCGCTCTTTATTTTTCTGGATCAAATCAATGCCCTCTGAGTTTATTTCAACCGCATAGACCTCTCCATAAGGGCAGGCTAAGGCCATTTCTACAGATACGGAACCCGTTCCCGCACCGATGTCATACACCACATCCCCTTTTTTTAGGCTTAATTTCGAAACCGTGACAGTGCGCACTTCTTCCTTGGTCATAGGAACACTTCCCCGGATAAACGCTTCATCCGGAATTCCCAGCGTGTCCTTCTCCCGATATGGAAGCGGATCGTTCAAAATCATCATGACACTTAAAGGTTCAAAATCTTTCTCATAAAGCTCCGACGCCGTCCCCGCAGTAATTCTTTCATCTTCATAGGAGAGCTTTTCCCCTACGAACACAGAAACCGCTCCCAGTCCGGCTTCCACCAGCCTGCCGCAGATCTTTTTTACGGTATTGTCAGCTCCGTCCGTCAGGAAAAAGGTTTTCCCATGGTTTAAAACAGCCGGCACATCCTTGTCCTTTCGGCCGTGCAGGCTGACGATCTCTGCATCCTCCCAAGCTATTCCTATGGCACAGGAAAAATAAGAAAGGGAGCTGATTCCCGGTACATATTCAAATCTTATCCGTTCATTTCCAAATATGGAAGCATATTTGTCCCGGATTAAATCCCGAAGCTTCCTTGCTCCGCTGAAAAAACCCAAGTCTCCGGACATTAAAACAGAAGCTTGCTGAATGTTCTCATGCTCCTCCAGCCAGCTCAGAATATCCTGCGGTGTGATGGCATATACCGTTTGCTGATCTGCACCTTTTAAGCTGTCCACCATTCTTCTGGCTCCGATTAAGACCGGACTGGCGGCAATGACATTTCTCCCTTTCACCGTAAGCGTATCGGGATTGCCCATACCTATTCCTACTATATAAATCTTTCTCATTCATCCTTCTCCGCAAAGCTTAATGCTGTATCACTCTTCGCCATGGCGATGGTTACACCATTCAGCGATTGTTTTCTTAAAAATAGAGTACTGCCTTCATTTGAAGCGACAGCCGCCCTCTCGCAAACATTTTCCAGTCCTGTGATGCTCCTTACAAAAGCGGAGGGCGTAAAATCTCCCTCTATATTCATCAATTCCTCCCCTGTAAAGGTTCTAAACGGAATGTCAAATTTTTCTCCAAGCTTAAGCAACGCCTTTTCTGATTTTTTCAAATCGATCGAGGCGATACCCTGAATCGCTTCGGTTCTTATATGTGCTTCTGAAACTGCTTTTTCAAACAGTTCAAGAACCGATTTATATGAAATATCCTTTTTACAGCCCATTCCCACAGAAATGTTTTTAGGTACCAACTGGAGTACGGTCTTATCCCCGCCCTTCAAAGAATTTAAGACCTTCTCTGTGATGATAATGCAGGCGTTTCCTTCGTGAATTTTCTCTTTTAAGGTCACTGCATCCACCGGCTGAATTCCTTCAGGAACTTCTCCTTCTATCCGGCCGCCATAATATAAATAAACGGTTTTTCCCTTTAAAATGTCTGCGGAAATCTGTTTTGCCGCTTTTAAGTTGACAATACTCAGATTCTGGCTCTTTGCCCACACGTCCACCGCAAACCGTTTGTTGATGTCGGTTGCCGTGGTTATGACCGGTATACCATCTATGTCCTCTGCTATACGGGAAGCCAATTTATTGGCTCCTCCAAGATGTCCGGATAAAAGAGATATGACATACTGTCCCCTTTCATCAACGGCTACAATGGCAGGATCCTGATCCTTGCTTTTCAGATACGGTGCGACGGCTCGGACAGCTATTCCCGTAGCCCCTATAAAGACAATCGCGTCATTGTTGTCAAACGCTTCTTTTGTCCACTTGCTAAGGCTTTTTTCCATGGGAATCAAGCCAATATCCGAAGCGGTATCTTTCATTCCATACGCCAGACACATCTCTCCCCGGAGAGACAGCTTATCCGCTATAGATTTACAGGTATTGCCGCCCTTTAACGTAAAAGAAATCAATGCAATCCTCATAAGTCCTCCTACTAATCGCTGCTTTCGAATCCACCCGTACTACTGCAATAAAATGAATTCATTTACGATACTTCAAATTATAACATAATGCTCACAATACTTAAATAGTTTATTGCTCTATTGAAAAGTCCTATCGTAACTATCGGCAAGCATCGGTCGAACCAAATCCATCTGTGCCTCGTTCTGTCTGATTGAGTTCGTCTACTTCATTAAATTCAACTGACAGATATGGAATAATAACCAATTGTGCAATTCTTTCCTGTGGTGTAATGATGCGTTTTTCCTCGCTGTCATTATGCATGATACAGCCAATTTCTCCTGTATAATCCTCATCAATTACTCCTGTACAATTTCCTGGCCTAAGCATTTCTTTTAAAGACAAACCGCTTCTGGCAAATACCCCGCCAAAATAGCCAGCTGGTATTTCAACTGCAATACCGGTCGGAATGACTTTTGTTTCATGAGCATTTAATTCTACAGATTCTTGTAAATCAGCATATAAATCATATCCCGCCGCATAGGAACTGCCCCTTGTTGGTATAGTCGCTGTATCGGTCAATTTTTTAATATTAATAATCATCTTATCTCTCCCAAATTGTTTTAATCCATTATTCTGTAAATAGCTTTTCAATTAAAACAAGAAGCCCTGAATTTATTTCTGGACTTCTCTTCATTTCACATATTAATTACTATTGATTTCTCCGGCATAAATCCTACCTCTTCCTCTTGTTTAAGACCGTACTATTTTTTTCAGATCACACTTTTTATTGGTAACGATCACTGCCGAATATTGTTCAATATCGTCAATCAGTGCGGAAGCTTTTCGGATGTCCTCCATAGTAACGGCATCAATTTCACCGATGACCTCTTCCGGCGTATAAATCCTGTTTAATAAAATCGTATTTTTCCCATTAGAGAACATTCTGCCGTTTACATTTTCCTGTCCAAAGATATAGCTTGCCTTTAGCTGCTCTTTTGCCACATGCAGTTCATCCTCTGTAATGCCGTCTTTTTTCAGAGACTCCAGTTCTTCCTTAATGCCGTGAATAGCATCGGAAATCTTATCGTGGCTTACCCCCGCATAAATATTGTAATATCCCGCATTTGCGAAGGAGCTGGCATGAGAATATACGGAATAAGCCAGTCCTTT
This region of Aminipila luticellarii genomic DNA includes:
- a CDS encoding catalase-related domain-containing protein; amino-acid sequence: MELVYQQANDSLKAFSTADKEALVYNLVESLMFISDEVQEKVVECLKFVNEELGDTIQRQL
- a CDS encoding precorrin-8X methylmutase, which codes for MKIDLQKVLPADIEKRSFEIITEELGERNIPEELAPIVKRVIHTSADFDYYDNMKFSEGVVHKISKALRNGACIVTDTQMAKSGINKRFLETLGGEVFCFISDEDVAKAAKENGTTRATAAMDKAARLDRPVIFAIGNAPTALVRIYELFSEGKLKPEAVIGVPVGFVNVVESKNLILSSDMPHIVAAGRKGGSNVAAAICNAILYMMRDGKL
- a CDS encoding catalase, yielding MTDFLLFNKLAELNREMTPERLFHEKGVGAYGEFYLYMPFSDYTKADFLNNPEESTEVFVRFSRALGRRGSAETARDVRGMCTKFFTAGGDYDLMCQNMPVFFIKEAKKFPDLYDALRPQNGLSFDREKFWKFMSDNPEAFHLILWLFSNKGTIKSYRHMESFSVNTYIWRNQKNKIFYVRYQWMPLAGIQNIPSQEAEFLAGYDPDALTNDLYNAIEDGIYPEYELSVQIIPENAAKEFPFDIFDKTLTWPERACPHIKVGKLILNRLPSSFHDEVELCYFSPSHVVPGIEIPEDEMLALMCFSHDEEWRNRRR
- the cobM gene encoding precorrin-4 C(11)-methyltransferase, yielding MINFVGAGPGAPDLITVRGQKLLQEADVIIYAGSLVNPELLKLARPECDIYNSAGMTLEEVIAVMEKAEADGKMTVRLHTGDPSLYGAIREQMDLLEPKNISFQVTPGVSSFCGVAAALNAEYTLPNVSQSVIITRMEGRTPVPEKEEMSLMASHGATMAIFLSTGLLEPLKEKLLAGGYTEETPAAIVYKATWPEERVFRCTVGTLPETARENNITKTAMIVVGGFLGNSYERSKLYDPGFTHEFREASK
- the cbiB gene encoding adenosylcobinamide-phosphate synthase CbiB, with protein sequence MNPILIAVLPLFLGFILDLLIGDPHNWPHPIRLIGNTIDKFEQFFRHFSSKTRGGEFRAGMLMAFCILVLSFFVPAVLLGIAYKIHWIAGVVIETVMCYQILAVKALKTESMNVYKELEKNDLEGARQKVSMIVGRDTENLTEEGIIKAAVETVAENTSDGTVAPMIFMAIGGAPLGFLYKAVNTMDSMIGYKNDKYLYFGRFAAKLDDVLNFIPARLSGMFMIIAALFCGLDFKNAARIYRRDRLNHASPNSAHTEAVCAGALRIQLAGNAYYFGKLYEKKTIGDDTRPVNKEDIILSNRLLYGTAWIALIVCMLGMVVVRWLI
- the cobD gene encoding threonine-phosphate decarboxylase CobD, with the translated sequence MVNLVHGGDIYSVKEKGMEDILDFSANINPKGLPEKVKKAIIDGLDSCVHYPDPLCRRLIAAISEFEGVDKECILCGNGAADIVFRLALALKPKKALVLAPTFAEYETALNTVDCHTKHYELSAEQDFALNEDYLNALDSSYDVVFLCNPNNPTGQLMTKELLEKILLKCTEHHIMMVLDECFIEFVEAYEKYTMKSHVESCENLFILKAFTKSYAMPGLRLGYGLSGNKELLKKITDMGQPWSVSVPAQLAGVQALKETEYLEESMREIREEKTYLVSELDKLGIKFYNPSANYIFLKIENNGRYDPSDFKEKLLEKGIIIRDCSNYVGLEKGYYRIAVKSHRANERLINVLKSI
- a CDS encoding cobyric acid synthase, producing the protein MAKAIMVQGTMSNAGKSLLVAGLCRLFKQDGYSVAPFKSQNMALNSFITKEGLEMGRAQVVQAEAAGIEPSVLMNPILLKPTNDMASQVIVNGEVYSNMDAKEYYSHKRDMVPEIKKAYDKLASQYDIIVLEGAGSPAEINLQENDIVNMYMAKMAKAPVLLAGDIDRGGVFASLVGTMALFNEEDRAMVKGTIINKFRGDKTILQPGLSMLEKIIHVPTVGVVPYLHVDIDDEDSLTEKFSRKGKVALIDIAVIRLPRISNFTDFNVFEYSDAVGLRYVDSVGQLGNPDLIIIPGTKNTMEDLLWMRQCGLEAAIIKYAAAGKPLIGICGGFQMLGRELKDSDHVEHGGNMKGMGLLPCTTVFEKKKTRTQVKGHFITEGNGYFSALHGIEIEGYEIHMGQSTVEESEESSVNFLTQITEISSKKTDQSAGLFKDNIYGSYIHGIFDKEDVVKTIVSVLLKKKGLDESAVSGLDVKAYKEEQYNLLAKGLRENMDMEAVYRILNEGV
- the cobJ gene encoding precorrin-3B C(17)-methyltransferase; this encodes MKKIFVVGLGPGNLSQMTNRALEALEKSDVIAGYTVYIDLIKDRFKGTQMISTAMKKEADRCNLAVDEAVKGKTVSMVCSGDAGVYGMAGLMYEIVHARGLDEDVEIEVIPGITAACSGAAVLGAPLIHDFTVISLSDLLTPWELIEKRLECAAVGDFSICLYNPSSIKRYDYLQKACDILLKHREPENVAGYVQNIGREGETGIITDLKTLRDTKVDMFTTVFIGNSKTKNINGKMVTPRGYKEVEGSK